TTGGTCAGGATACTCCACCCGACCTGCATACTCTGGGTCTGTGATTAGGTCCTCAGGGATCAACTTATCCCTCCATCTACCACTCTGTTTAGGACTAAACCACAGTGATGATGTGACAGGATAACGACCAACATAAGTACAGGATATGTCCACTGATGACCCCTTCAAGACACAGATTCTCCTCTTGGTGTACGTCACTCTGTTACAGGACTGACCCTGAACACCTGAAACACAGTGACATAAGAGGACATTGTATTAGTTGTCTCTATAAATGCTAATGatatcaaaatgtataatgaaaccaacacacagaggtTATACCATGTTAATACAATGTACTGGTCATAACCACACCTACGTCACCCCCACCTACACTATCAGTATCTCCCTCCAGACCTTCTACACCCGAGACggtcagagtctccagtctacttGGTCCACCAGGGGTCTTTGTAACACCCCTCACAACCCTCCTCAACAGTCACTCTACACCCATGGACTTGAATGGAGCTTGTGTGTTATTGAGTCCAGGTGTTTTCCATTTCCCATCAGGAGGTTTATTTAATGTGTTCCTTTGTCAGGTCAATGAACAGGATTGTTTGTAGTTTTGGCTTTGTGTTTATCTGTTGTCTAGTTGCAGTGATCTTACCTGTCCTGATGAGGGTCATCTTGTTTAGTTTCCTTTGTTTTCATCtgagtgtttgtttttgattgGTGTTGCTTCCCTGGTTAATAAATTAATTGAAGCCTGTATCTGCCTCCCCTGTATGTGACTCCCCTGTATGTGACTCCCCTGTACCTGACTCTCTTGTATATGACTCCCCTGTATCTGACTCCCCTGTATCTGACTCTCCTGTATCTGACTCAGTGTTCCAGTATtaaataaacactcacacactgtagaAGAGTGGAGATCCTCATGACCTTTAACAGAACAGGAGTAACTGACTCTATAGTCTCCGAATATATGCATCCAGGTAACGCGGTGTTTGTACTGGGGGGAGGAGCTCTCATCTATCTGTCGTccgttcttgtaccagatgtaggtggggtTACCAGTCAGAGGACAGGTGGTTCTACAGGTCAGTGTCTTCATTTCTCCACCAGTCTCCTCCAACTGAAGACCTGGAGAATAAACAACATACTGTAACTCTACAACATGGTGTAATGTATCATTAGAACACAATAGTGGAACATAATCCTGTGTTACATAACATTATTACTAGAGTGTTATGTTATTACTAGAGTGTTATGTTATTACTAGAGTGTTATGTTATTACTAGAGTGTTATGTTATTACTAGAGTGTTATGTTATTACTAGAGTGTTATGTTATTACTAGAGTGTTATGTTATCACTAGAGTGTTATTTTATTACTAGAGGTGTACATCTGATTGGTCTGCATAACAACAATGATGTTTAAATAGGTTCTGGCTTTGCTGATGGAAAAGTTTTTTCCCATGAGAAGTTGTACATTTTGTTCTGGTAAAGAGTAAAAAAGTAACATGGGGCTGGCAGCTGTAAAATCTGTAACTACTGGGTGGACAAGGATGTTTTAAGAAGAGCCGTCTATAACCAGATAAAACTTGTCTTGTTCAAGTGTGACTGTTATGAACTGTTTATCACACGTCCTATCAGCTGTATTAGAGAATGGCCCTCTGAGATGCACTTTAGAGTTACACATGTTTCACTGACTCTCTGCTTGCAAGTACTCAATAAAACTCATAATGAGACCGGGTCTCTGTCTTGCCTGCCTCAGAGTTTCTCTTGGTGAATCTAAATTTCCAACACAGTCTTTATAGAAATATATGATATGTTGCGACTAACATAGATTTCATTTCAAACATACCTGAAAAAGACAGAGTGACTCCAGGATTGCCAATCCATTTCCCTCCAGGCTGATCTGTAATAAAACTGAACTTGTACTCAGCTGAGtcactctctctcaggtctgtgattATCAGGGTGTGTCTGTTGTTCTCATCACTGCGGTACGTCACACGACCTCTGTAGTCTGGGTCATCGCTCAGGTTCACAGGATTCCCATCAGCATCATTTTTAGTGAACCAGAAGGTTGATGTGACTTTATGACCACCTGGATACTTGTAGGTGCAGCTCAGCTCCACTGTTGACCCCTTCAAGACACAGATACTCTGAGTGGAGTAGGTCACATCCCAGTCACCCTGACCCAGTAAAActgaaacacagtcacacaacacaatggaGTTAGAATGAAACCAAGTAAAAATAGATATCTGCTTCCATGGTTGTTCTACTGGAGTATTGGATGGGTGTTTCAATGGAATTCTGATCATTTTTGATGAAGGGGTGAGTGTTTTGAAAGCGCTTTTCTGTAGGTTTCTGAAAAGCTGGTTGTTTTGAAAGTGCTTTCCTATAGCTTGTTTATGGGTGGGTGTTTTGAAAGTGCTTTCCTGTAGCTTGTTGACGGGGTGGGTGTTTTGATAGTTAGTAATATGATGTGACATTGACAATGCTGTAGAGTTTAGTGGGGAATGTGTGGGTGGAGAACCACTCTGATGTCCACGATACCGAGACCTGTTTCACAAAAAGTGATATACCAAGCAGGTTTAGACTAAAATCCCTGTCAGCTGCAGCCATCAGGCAAAATTCATCTTTACTCTTGTTCATTTATCTCTTAAATCATCATTTAGGAGTAATCCCtcatgaaagaaaatgtaattgggcCCAAAGGTTAAAGGTTTTGTGAATTTCTAGAGTACCCAGAATGCTCTATTACCCTCTGTTTGCTCCCGATGGAAAGGCTGCAGGGTCAGTTGAATCCAAAACACTTCCTGTATCTTTGTTTAACAACCTTGTGGCAAACTGCTTATTCAGCGTATCTACAGAGTAATTCAGTAAACAGAATGTCTCTGTAGGGGCAGGTGGAGCTGCTCTGGCTGATGAGTCAATCCCCTAAAGTCACATCCACTTGGGAGAAGATAGTGGCCAAAGGATAATTAATGAGAGCTACGTTGGAATCCTCAGCAATATTAGTCCCATGTTGGTCAGGTGTAGTAGAGTTAATCAAGTCCAGATACTGTTCTCCAGGACCGGGAAGAAAAATCCTATAGTGCCGTTCTCTGCcaagagttagggttagggtcagtcTTTAATGCCTCATCTAAATATGGCAATAAAgccatatttttttaaaaatcaatcaatcaatcaaatgtatttataaagccctttttacaacatcaGTTGTAATCTTTTCCAGTATTTTCCAGTATTTGCTTTGCAGACCTCCTACCTTTACTTCGCATTTGCcttaattattgtattttaatcgTTGACCAAGGCTTTTTAGGAAAAGGAAGCCAAGCTCCAGGGGGCCTTTTTTAGGTCTGGGAACCAACATCATGAGTCTGCCTGATCCAAGCTGTCACCCTATTTTACAAATGGGTCGATTCCATCCTGATACTTTTCATCGTCTGAATGTTTTCACTATCCTCGCTCTCCATAATCATTTATTCCACTTCTTTCGCCGtttggccatttattttttctcaaaacaattgcCTGTAGCAACTGAACGCATCTTCAATGCAATCCAAGTGCATAATGACTTTATTGGGAGCATGGTAAGTGTGACACGTGCCTCTCCCCCTGGCGCGCTcgcttgctctttctctctcttttgggTAGGGGGGTGACATGGATAGACTTCTCATTGGATTGGTTTATGTATTGTAGACTTCTAAACAACAGAATAAGATCAAGTATAATTAGTTAGGGCTGCTGCTGAAGTCCTGAAGGACAATAGGTGATCAATACTTCTGGTTTGCGAAAGTACACTAACGAGACGTTGATATTTTCAACGGAATGTCGTTGTTCCCGTGGAAAAGAAATGAAGCCTCTAACTTCTGTCGTTCCAGAGTAATGTATAAAAAGTTTCTTGACCTGAACCATTTATAGGTTTTAGTTgctttatgtaaaataaaataaaaatagtgaTTTAGAACAGCCTATTAATTGAATTCAATAGCAAAATGTTTCATGGAAACAGACATGCATAAACACAAATTAACCAGACTAATCTGTGGGGAAAGGGAAGCTTGAAAccaaattcattttaaaatgattgtatttttaaattgttcCTGTTTTGTGTAGGCCACAGTTTCTAAACCTTTCCTCTAGAGTGTCTCCTTTATCAATTAATTTAAATCATTGATTTTGCCTTTTgacaaaatgtgtatgt
Above is a window of Esox lucius isolate fEsoLuc1 chromosome 9, fEsoLuc1.pri, whole genome shotgun sequence DNA encoding:
- the LOC114839864 gene encoding uncharacterized protein LOC114839864 — translated: MGERVEVKVMGERVEVKVMVLLGQGDWDVTYSTQSICVLKGSTVELSCTYKYPGGHKVTSTFWFTKNDADGNPVNLSDDPDYRGRVTYRSDENNRHTLIITDLRESDSAEYKFSFITDQPGGKWIGNPGVTLSFSGLQLEETGGEMKTLTCRTTCPLTGNPTYIWYKNGRQIDESSSPQYKHRVTWMHIFGDYRVFRVSPVTE